In [Chlorobium] sp. 445, a single window of DNA contains:
- a CDS encoding modification methylase: MTKARPFIKWVGGKSQLLDQFENYYPIELRTGAIK, encoded by the coding sequence ATGACAAAAGCGCGACCGTTCATAAAATGGGTAGGTGGTAAAAGTCAACTCTTAGACCAATTTGAAAACTACTACCCTATTGAACTAAGAACAGGTGCAATAAAA